The sequence below is a genomic window from Meles meles chromosome 3, mMelMel3.1 paternal haplotype, whole genome shotgun sequence.
ggaacaggcacatgattagagggttggaactttctgTCCCAATCCCCtcctctggggagggggaggggcagaaggttgAATCAGACCTCACCGTTCAGTGTTTTAAtgaatcatgcctatgtaatgacgCCTTTATAAAAACCAAAAAGGACAGGGTCCAGAGAGCTTCCTGGCTGGTGAAACACATGGAGATTTAGGGAGAGTGGTATGGAAACTCCTTGCCTTTCCCTATACCTTGTGCGGTgcctctcttccatctggctgtttctGTGTTCTGTCCTCTCAAAGAGGCCAATAATCTCATAGGCAAAatctttctctgagttctgtgagccactctagcaaaatAACCGAACCCTAAGGTGGTAGGCCATTAGAACCTCCCATCTACAACCAGCTGGTAAGGACAGGTGACAACTGGTGTctgaggtgtgtgtgtatgtggagaGGAGGTAGGTGGGCCAGGGAAGTCTTGTAGGACTCACTcgttaacctgtggaatctgacacTGTCTCTAGGCAGATAGTGTCTGCCTTGAGTTGGGTTAAAGGACACACAGCTTCATAATCTAGTATATCATCTTTTGGGACTGGCttttttccctcagcataattctctggagattcatccaagttcattcttcttttcttgccGAGTAGAATCCCATGGTATGGCTGTATCACAGCTTATTTAAACGTTTACCCACTGAAGGATATCTGAGTTGTTTCTAGGttttggctatcatgaataaGCCATTACCAACATTCATGGGTATGTCTTATGAACaggctttgcatttctctgggacAAATGCCCAAGAATGCAATTTGCTGGGTTGGATGGTagttgcatgtttagtttttttgttttttttaagaatatgccataatcttttttttttttttttaagattttatttatttatttgtgagatagagggagagaacaagtggagggagagggcagagggagaagcaagcttcctgctgagaaggagcccgatgtggggttcgatcccaggaccctgagatcatgacatgagctgaaggcacatgcttcactgactgagccatccagaggTCTCTAGAGTGTCATACTTTCCAGAATGGCTGTCATTTTCTGTTCTTACCAGCAGTGTATGAATGATGGAGTATCTTCCCATTCTCCCCACCATTTTGTATTGTCACGGCTTTTTATTTGAGCTTGTGTGATAGGTGTCTCACTGTGGCTTTCTTGCGCATGATCCTAACGGCTAATGACATGAAACAGCACTTCTTGTGTTTATTTGCTGTCTGGACATCCCCTTCCCTGAAACATCTCTTccagtcttttgtccattttccaattggattgtttccttttttagtcCGAGTTTGAGAGTTTTTTACATGTTACAGATATTATGTGTTTGTTGGCTTATGaggtttgcaaatttttttttccagcctgtagcttgtcttttcccACTCTTACAAGGATCTTTCACATAGCAAATGGTTTTAGTTTTCATGAAGCCtagtttatttacttttccttttacaGATCATTTCTATTGCAATAGGccaactattttcttttttcctattttttttgttttttgaaggaaAGAGAtgaatttgtctttattttcagaatttttacttttttatttttttttaaacagctccacccctgcacccaacgtggggcttgaactcatgaccctgagatcaagagctgaatACTCTATCAACTGAGTCAGGAAGATGTCCCAGAAAGCTCCTTATTTTCTTGATTCTGTCCTTGCCTCCGGggtggctattcttttttttgtttgtttaagactttatttctttatttgtcaggaAGACAAAAAGCGTGAgtgcacaggcagagggagtggcaggcatggggagaagcaggctccctgcccagcaaggagcttgatgccagactcgatcccaggaccctgggatcatgacctgagccgaaggcagatgcttaactgactgagccacccgggcatcccccAGTTGGGTATCTAGCGGAgtaatcttctttcttttcttttccttctcctccttctctttcttgtttaGTTAAGTAGATGCCACACCCAGcgcagaacccaacatggggtttaaactcacaactgtgagatcaaaacgtgagatgagatcaagagttggaggcttaaccaacggagcccctcaggtgtccccagagtgatctttttaaatacaattattCACTCAGGACTCTCCACGGTTCCCATGTCACTCAGAGAAAAAGCCAGAATCTTGACAATAGCTTACTGTCTGCGGAATCCCTCATTATGTCTCTTCCTATCTTTCTGTCTCAGCTCTAGCTACACTGGCCTCTTTGTGAAGGTCTAACAGGCCAAGCCACCCTTGTCCAGGACTCCAGTCTCTttttttcatctggaaaatgtaACCTTAGTTCTAAACTTTCTCATTTGCCCCGAAGTCTTACTGAAAAGGGCTATTTTGATTAAAGATTTCCATGACCTCCCATTTAACATAGAAATGTTACCATTACCTACAGACCCCAaattcactttgttttctttttcttcttgatacTTGTTAGTATCTAACCTActccatattttatgtatttaaaaaattatctgtcttttcttttagaaTTAAGCTCCTTGAGAGAAAATCCTTTTACCTGTTTTGTTCATAACTGTTCAACCATGAGTATCTAGGGAGCTTGGCACATGGTAaagactcagtaaatatttatagaatgaagAACTAATAAAGAAGGAATGGGTAAAGTATGTTCCAATCTAGCTTTGCCTTACCATGATAAATCCCACTGGTCCTAGCAAATCCTGAGCTGGTACCATCGGAACCATCTTTCCTTTTGTAAAGAGAGGttcaattcttcttcttcttcttttgtaacattttatttatttatttgagagagagagagagagagcctgagtgggcaggggcatagggagagagagaaagagtctgaagcagactcagcactgagcagggagctcatgagaccgtgagatcatgacctgggctgaaaggagaggttcaatttttttggaaattcTGGGTCTAAGAAGGATGTCTTAAGAAGCTCCCTcctgggtggtggggttatggacattggggagggtatgcactatggtgagtgctgtgaagtgtgtaaacctggtgattcacagacctgtacccctggggctaataatacattatatgtttataaaaaattaaaaaaaaaagaaacttcctccttctgaacaaacacaaaaaagcagaaacagacccataaatacagagagccagcagatggctaccagaggggaggggcaaaacGGGGGCAAGGGGAAGCAAAAATAATTCCCTTCCTTGGAAGGAAAGGATTGGAATACCTAGTGAAGTTTGAAGTCCTAATGAAGGCATGATCCTCTGCGGTTCCTCATGCTATTTGTTGAAAGGCTTATGGGATCATTATCATGGAAGGATCAAACCGACGTCACAGGAACCCACTGATCCATCTCAACATCATTAAAATGGAACAATGTTATGTGCTTACTGTCGTAATATAATAGGAAGGCACACAACACCACTTATAAAATAATTGTGCAATAACAAGAAACTGAACCTAATCTGATTAATTCTCCAGATCTAACTACCTGTCCAGAAGGAAATATGGGTAACAGGAGAACTTAAATGGCATCAAAAGAATACAATCAACCACTGCAAACTGCAGAAAACACTACAAGATAACATGattcagtttcttcaacaaatgaatggccCCCAACAGGCAGGTCAGAGACAAACAGACACGCTGACCAGTTGCAACGTGTGGACCTTGTTTGGATCCTGATTTTCATGGATGTGATATAAAAAGGACATTTTCATATGATTGGAGGAATTCAACTCTGGCTTGGTTATTAAGTGATACAAAGAAATTGTGGTTAAATTTGTTGGGTGAGATAAtgatagtttgtgtgtgtgtgtattttaaaaaacaaacctcctggggcgcctgggtggctccggtgttaagcctctgccttcagcttgggtcaggatcccaggattctgggatcgagccctgcatcaggctctctgccagtgggaagcctgcctctcccactccttctccccctgcttgtgttctcttctctgtctgtctctctctctctttctctctcgctgtgtctgtctctgtcaaataaaaaaacaaaaacaaaaccaaaaacccaacaacaacaacaacaaaacctcctCATCTACTGGATATAAATACTGCTGCAtttagagagaggagaggacaTGTCTGAGATTTTCTTCAAAATGCAGTTCTCCCGCCACCCTTACACATTCCCAGAAACATCTAAACTGGAACAACTGAAGGAAAAGCTAACTGTGTGTAcgtggtgtgggggaggggtgtggggatgggACGAGAATGACAGAATATTGGTAATGGTTCAGCCTGGGTCATAGGTCTATGGAGCCACATCCCCATtagacaccttttttttttttttttactttgtgtatGCTTGAAAATTTCTACcacagggtgcttgggtggctcagttggttgagtgtctgcgtttggctcaggtcatgatcccggggtcctggaatcaagtcccacatcgggtgccccgccacttctccctctcccattcctgctgcttgtgctctctctctctctgtcaaataaataaataaaatcttaaaaaaaaaaaaaaaaggaaaggaaatttctaCCGCAAGAAGTTTTGAAAAgccctcctttccctttcttacCTAGGGCTTCTCTAAGAAACAGGAAGGTTGAATCTCATCTGTAAATCCTCGCAAGACTGCATTTGTCCTGTCTCCACTCTCTGCTGTTGGAGACCATGACGTCCGACAGTGCCCTTCAGATTCGGATTCACCTTGGTCCAGTCAGGCTTCTTGGTGCCAGGGACCAAGTCCTGGGGAGGTCTGCCTGCTCCCTCGACACCAGTACTACCTTCAAAAGGAGGTGTCTCTCATTTTGGACTGGAATCAAGAGCATGCAGTTGGGTCGCCACTTATAACTGGTAGATGTTTCATCCCACAAGCAGAGGAACACAAGAAAGAGGATGGAATTGTTTTTGTAGCTCTGCTAGATTTGTATGTTAAGCCTTGATCCTGTTGGTGTCCCCTTTGGATTTCCACCCATCCCTAGCGGGAGGTCGTACAGGGCCACGGTGAATGAAGGTTGAGGTGAGAGCATGGTTACTGTTTATTGGGAGGACACACTTACAGCTTCGATGTCCCGTAGCTTGGTTGCCGTGCCTTCTTTGGGTTTGGTGGTTCTTGGGTGACATGTGGGACAGGTTGCCATGATTCTGCCTGTAGGTACAACACAGCCTTCTCCTCGTGGAGTTTTTGGCACACCTTCGGCTCTAACCATGCCTTGGAGACTCCTCCTTCTGGTCCACAGACTTCTCTCTGACAGTCGGTACCTCTCAACAAGCTAGTAGGAAAAGAAGACAGGAAGTACTGAATTTCAAGAATCCTGCTTCTGTTAGGTTCTGCTCAAGTGCCCTGTCTTATCTGTGGAGTTGAggattttagaaataaaagccAAGGGGATGAGCATGATTTGCCGCTTTTAGCCCTGCCAATGCCCTTCCTCTGGCCAGAGAACACAAGAGTCTGCTACTTGTTCGAatgcagaagagaaagagaaagggaaaaaataataataataataaagaaagaaagggggaaaaaatgaaacaccaGCAGATGAACATCTCAAAATACCCTACCCCTCTTAAGATGTGTTGAATTCAAGGGAGAGATTCCACCGGGGAAAGAGGAATTGTTCTTGAACATGGGGTCTGTGCATTTGCAAAGACTGTGTGGGATCCAGGTCCCCAGAATGCTCTGATGTCATCATTCAGGTCAGAGAACCCCCGCTGGGGGCCGGGTGACCTTTGAACCTTAACAGTCCTGTGCTGGAGCAGGCACTGGGTGGTGTTGCTGGTTCTCTATGTGGTCTGAGTTCCTCAGCCATTTAGGACACTCGACAGTGTTTATTCCTTTTGGGTCACCTCAGCGAATTTCCTGAGAGTGAGGAGGGCCAACCAGTACGGAAAAAGAGGAGCTGGGTGTTAGGCATCTTCTAAGCAACTCCTGTCGCTGGTACCATGAAACAGCGACAGAAGAGGAAACATCTGGAAAGTGAAGAGTCCCCGGAAAGTGCCCAGCAGGGAGGAGGTATGCGCTGGGCACCTTATTTGGGGCACAAAGGCTGCTGCCAGCCTGGACCTTCTCTAGGAAGCTGGGGTGGAGGAGGACGTGTCCCTGGGGAAGTAGCCGAGGATGCTGTTGCGTCCCTTCTGAGCATCCCTGTAGTGTGAGATGGCATGGGAGGGCCACATGCCCCTGCCCGGAGAGGGGTCAGCCTTGCCCGTCTGAGGACTTCTCTCTTGAGGCTGGTCGGGGCTGGAGCTCTGTTGGACTCATCGCAGGCCAGGGTCCTGCTTGTGCAGACTCACAGGGGATGGCTTTTCTCAGTCCTgtattctctctcattctctttgttCCACCTTCCTCTGGGGTCactgggtgggggtagggaggttGTGAAGGATGCCGATGAAGATCTATGGGTTGTGCTGTCCCTTTTACCAAAGAGCAAGGAGAAGCCTTGTTGAAAAAGATTTTGAGGAGCAAGAAAGGAGATTGTCTGGCGATGGCATCATACTGCAAGCATGGAGATGGGGTTCCTTCAGCAGGAAGAATTTATCAACGGATCTGTAGGAGTCTGTGTGATctccagatgtggggctcggcAGCAGAGATCGGGGAAGGGAGGGCCTTTCAGAGACCAGGTCCAGATGGATGGGGGTGAGAAATGGTGTCAGGGGCCTGCAGGGAGCTCTGACAGTTGTGGATTTTCTCCCTCGGGTCCCTGTAAACTCCTAGCTTGCCTTGAGAGAGAGTGTGGTCACATTGGGAAGTGGGCAGAATGGAGACCATCGGAGGGAGCCTGCCAGAGACTTCTGGCACATATCAGAGGCCCGCAGTTTCCACAAGGCATAGGGCTGGGCATATAGGATGAGCCCTGGGACTGGAGGCCTGGACAGGAGGCAGATTTTCAGGCAGCAGCTATAGGACAGAGAAGGCAGTGATTGGTGAGGTATTTTTGCCTCTGTGTGTatgatggggttggggggagcagtGGGGAGAATGTGGATAGAGTATCCTCAGATATGAAGTCGGCCTTGTAGAGTTCCTGTCACCATGCCTGGATCTGGGAGACACTCAAAACATGTAAGTGTGAATACAGAAGTCATGATAAGTGAGTTTCACGAGAGCATCACTTATATATCTGTATACACTTTGTACAGAAAAATGTCGCACATCTCCCTGCACCCGATTTTATCAAACCACACACAGATCGTGTAGGGAGATACTCACATCACTGCTGCAGTGTGTTTGCACACCATCCACGAGTGTCAAAGTCCTCTCCTCTTACTCTGAGCTCTGGAGTATGAGTATGTCCCAAAATGCCATATGGGACATACTTACGCTAAAAATAGGCATCACCCAGGTATTGTATGGGGAAAGCTTGCACTAAAAAATTGTTTGTGGTTTAGCTGAAATGCAAATTTTCCTGGGCATCCTCTTGTTTGCTAACTCTGGCAACCCTTGTATACTTAATGCCAGCTATCATAGACGTTTACTGTACTTACATCTAGTGTCTGTCTTCTATTAGACTGTTCAGCCTTCCCAGAGCCCAGAATCGTGCCCAATACATAGTAGCTACTCTCTgtttttgagtgaatgaataaatgattgacTACACCCCATAAGTACATACCATATTCTATAAAATGGTTATGTGTTGCCTCATTCCGGAGTTGTGAACACCAACTTTCCACCAAACACCACACCAAGGCGTGTGTACCCTCCTCATCACACCACCCTCACATTTGTGAAAGGTTTGGCTGATACACACGATGTTCACATTTCAGACCTACTCAGGCCTTCAGTCCTAAGCAGACACTAACAGAGTAAGTGTTGATAGTAATTCAATACAGGAGCAGCCACCCGGGACCAGACTCTGAGCCCTGTGTATTCACTGCACTTGACATATGTCATTTGGTTGATATTTGTTGTATGGACAAATGATGCCCAGACATGGCCCACCCACCATATTTCTGAGGCTTTCCTATCTTTCCAGGAGTCTCAAAGTCACAGGAGGACGCCCCTCAGCTTGAATCAACTGGGGTGGCCAAAGGTTGGGACACGGAGGTGGGGGAAGTGTCCTCTGCCTCTGAATATTTGTCCTGTGTCTCTTCTCCACGCAAGCTCGTCTATGCTGGTAAGGGTTCAGGGCTCCTTGGTTGTGGGGCACATAGATCCAGGAGAGGCCAAGAAGAAACCCAAGACAATCAGAGGTGGTCAGGGTTCCGCGGAGGAGCCTGGGAAGCTGGCGTTGCTGTTAGGAGAGCGTGGGTATGAgctcagtgtgtgtgtggaggggagcCCTGCTGCAACCACAGTGGGGATGTTAAGAAGCATGAGCCAGAAAGATCTGGGCTGGAAGCATGGTGCCGAGAGACGGGATGAAGGAGCTGTGTAGGCTGTGCCTTTGCCGTTGCCTGCAGAGAAGGACAGAGCTCCTCAGCCCAGGTCTCCAGCCCTGGAGCAGGACCGTCCAGCTCAGATCCCTGCACCCTGAGGCACACAGCTGTGCTCCACACCATGCACATCCATTCTCAGCACACAGCTCCTGCCCCCGAGACATGGGATCCACAGCACCGTTTCCTACATGACTGTCCACATTCCACAAGCACACCGATGGTATCACAGATAACACACAACCCACCAGCATTCCAGACATTTCACAACCCCTCGCCACCCTGCTCCACACCGCTGGATACTGACACCCTGCCAACATCCTTACACATGCATGAAAAATGCCTAGATGACACCACCCCGGTTATGAACACTGACCCCAGGCTCCCCACACCATGCGTCTTCACATGTGAAGACCCCCTCAACTTCTGGCCCGCCCCCCACTCACATTCTTATGTCTCTAATTTCCTTTCCCAGGACTCCGGCGAGTACCTCGAGACTGTCCCAAGCCTAGATCACCCCTAATCCAGGTTCAGGAACAAggggagactgctcccccctCACACCGAGTCTCTTCATCCCCTTCGTCCTATAAGACCTGTGTGTCCTCTCTGCACataaacaaagaggaaaagggCATGAAAATATACTACATGCTGGTACAAATGGAAAAGGGCGTGGCTGTCTCCTGGGAGACCGAGGAGACCTCGGAGTCGCTAGAAAAGCAGCCAAGGGTGGAAGAAGTGACCCTTCCCGAGGACGTGCGGGTAGGGACTCCCCCCTCTGACGTGTCCACCAGAAACCTGCTGTCTGACAGTGAGCCCagcggggaggagaaggagcacgAGGAACGGGCAGAGTCCGACAGCCCACTGGGGTCGCCCGCGGTTGAGGAGAGACCCAGGGCCAAGACCCCCGACTGGCTGGTGACCATGGAGTCCGGTTACAGGTGCATGGCCTGCTGCCGGGTCTTCTCCACCCTGGAGGTCCTCCAGGAGCACGTGGAGCATGGCATCTGGGAAGGTTTCAGCTGCCGCGTGTTTCACCTCACCATGGCTCAGCTGACAGGCACCGTAGAAGCCGCAGGCACCCGTGAGGAGGAGCAggatgagaagggggaggaagagcaggagaggcgggaggaggaaaaggagaaggaggacgAGCGGCCTCCGCAGGAAGACCTCAGCCCAAAGCGACCTTGGAGCCAGTGCCCAGGCTGTGTGTTCCATTCTCCAAAGGACAAGAAGtgagcagggcctggggctgctgcGGGAGCCATGCCTTCTCCGAGCTGCCCCTGTTTCTCCCATCCAGGCTCACCCTGCCAAGGAAGGAGAGCTGGGGGCTTTCAGAGCTCAGAGGACACCTGAAGgttgggcggggggggtgggggggtgcaggtAACTGCGGCCCTGGCTTCTTGTCCAGTCCTCTAATAAAGATCTGACTGGAAGTGGGGATTTATCCTGAACTTTTCAGGCTAACAGAGCACCTTTCTTCTTGAATTATGGAGCATCTTTGTTCTGGTTTCCACACAGCCATTGAGATTCGTGAGCCAG
It includes:
- the FAM170A gene encoding protein FAM170A, which produces MKQRQKRKHLESEESPESAQQGGGVSKSQEDAPQLESTGVAKGWDTEVGEVSSASEYLSCVSSPRKLVYAGLRRVPRDCPKPRSPLIQVQEQGETAPPSHRVSSSPSSYKTCVSSLHINKEEKGMKIYYMLVQMEKGVAVSWETEETSESLEKQPRVEEVTLPEDVRVGTPPSDVSTRNLLSDSEPSGEEKEHEERAESDSPLGSPAVEERPRAKTPDWLVTMESGYRCMACCRVFSTLEVLQEHVEHGIWEGFSCRVFHLTMAQLTGTVEAAGTREEEQDEKGEEEQERREEEKEKEDERPPQEDLSPKRPWSQCPGCVFHSPKDKNH